ATACTGGAGAGGTCAAAAATCAGAGGGATAACAGTCCACAAACacaacaggactggcagcatctcatGAGATGGTAACATTAGGAATCCACCTGGATACTTGTCCAGAGAATCTGTACTGACTAGAAACACCAGCTGTTCCTCCCTCAGACACTGCCACATCTGAGCAGTTCCTCCAGCACATTCTGCAAACAGTGATTTAATCAGAATGGAAAGCCCCTTTCCAAGGTGGTCATCAATCCCCTCTACTCACTGGAAACAGCAAACAATATCTTCCATAACCCAATCAATCATTCATGAAGCTCAGTTCATGGACCAGAGAGGCTAAACCCAGGGATTGTACCCAGGGATAGTTTAAACTAAGAAAGGATGCAGAAACAAACCAGCTCCAGAGAGAAGACACCATGAATCACTGCTTTATTGACTATTCCAATCACCAGTTGATGGGTGTTTGCTCGTGTCTCCTGTACAGGAACAAGGCCAGCAATGAAGCAGAGATCAGACAGACAGCTGTCACAGTCAGGACCACAATCACACCCAGCTCTGACTCCACACCTACAAAACAAGGAGAAACCAATGGTTACTGAGAGAAAacagggacagaaagggaaactAGCAGGCAGCCAACTCACCGCTTGGAGACCTCGCCTGCATCCTTCCGTCACCCTCAGTCAGGGGCTGAGTTGCCACATTGTTCAGCTCAGTATCCAGAATGATCAGGGGGCCAAGTGAggcctccccctcccacttcaatcCAGCTTCACTCTCTGCAAAAATCAAACATCCCAGTCAGAgaggggggagtggggtggggatcCCCAACATCTAGAGGGTCCATGTCCTACCAGCTTCAGTGCCAAGGTCTCTCCTTCCCCTGAAAGGGAACAGCATCTCCCTTGTGCTCCCACAGTTCCCCACATGGCAACAGGCACAAATGTCACTGTCTGACTCCTCCAATGGGGTCCAGCTAAACAAGAGAAACAGCCCATCAACCACATGGTGCATCACCTCTCCCAACAACAACATCCctgagggacagggagagggaacTTACATATTCTGCAGCTTCTGGAAAGTACAAGCTTTGTTCCTGGAATCTCCCTGATCCACTGCAGCAACTCTCAGGTGACAGGTGATGAACATCTGAGGGACATATTCAGAACAGGTCAGTGTTTAGTGACTCCCTCCCCATTGTGGAGAACCACATCATCAGCATCCTCTTACCAAGGATCGCTCATCTCCATAGAAACGGAAGGCATCCAGGTCAAACCGGAGCTTGTCCGGCTCCCGCCCGTCTCTCGGCAACACAAAGGTTGAAAAGGAATCCTCAGCTTTGCTGTCCAGGAGGCAACTGCAGATGGACAAAAGGCCATGAAGTGAATGGAGTGAAGCCATTGAGATGGGAGCAGTTGGAGAAAGCAGAGAGCTCCTTACCCATTGTAGTCAATGATGCTGTATCTCGGGGTGGAGTCCTTGTCTGGGCTCAGTGTAGCTACACAGCGTTCAATGTACAGCTTCAGGGGCACATGGTTGGCCATTGAAACAGATGCCTCAATGTGAATGAGGTCACCCAGGGAGTAGACAGTGGAAGTGCGCTCTGTCAGCCAGTCACCTGAAGTACAGCAAGACAAGGGTTGGAGCCAATGGGTACAACTCCCAGAGAGACACCAGGAGATCCCTCCCCAGCCACCCATCACATACCATTCATtagacgcagggagaatgacAGATGCCCTTCTCCAGACCTGGTGGAGCTGAATGGGATCCAGGTGGGCTTGATGGGATTGCTGCTCACATTACCCTTCCTGGGGGGAGGGACAGGGGAAAAAGGAGACAGGGCAGCCATTTTAGGCTAGTGTCAGACAACAGTAGCAGGGGATCATATTGACAATCAAGTAAAGATTCTCACCTCAAATAACGACATTGAATGGGAACAACAGCACCATTGGTTCTCACAATGACAGATCCAGGATAGTTTGGGATGTGGGTCAGGTGGGTTGTGTAGATCAGGAAATCTTCAGTCATCTGAAAGACACCAGGTTAAGGAATGAGAGGCTGATCTGAAATGGTAAGGGTCTAGTGTTTACAATGACACCGTCCCATTGTGACTATTCTTAAGGGAGCGTGACAGGCCCAGGGGACGGCTTTCCCACACCAAGCTGGAGAGACCAGTATTCAAGGGCAACAGGTCACAGGTCAGGGGTTACTCATTTAGGATCAGCTTAATGTATTACATCATTCCAAAAATCAGGATGGAATTCCTGATGCAAATGTTAGTTAAAATGATGTGTTGGGCTCCCAGGCAGAGTTAGAGATAAATATTGATGGAACAGGGACatggtggtcagcactgctgcctcgcagcaccagagacccgtgttcaattcccacctcaggcgactgaggagtttgcacattctcccggtgtctgtgtgggtttcctccgggtgctctggtttcctcccacaatcccaaaaatgtgcaggttaggtgaatcgtccatgctaaattgcccatagtgttaggtgacggggtaaatgtaggggaatgggtctgtgtgggtcacCCTTCaacatggacatgttgggccgaagggcctgtatccacactaaTCTAATTAAAAAATGGTGATTGTTAACACAGGAACAAGGCTGCAGGGATCTTTCCGACGTCAACTCTCCATGTTATCAGGAAACCTCCAGATTGTGATCAGAGCTTGCTAGCAGAATACCAAGAGATTAATAGCAAGGAGACAGAAGAGTAGAGGAAACAACAATTAACTAGTattaaataaaaatacttttaCCAACAGGTCAAATGTAGAGCTCCTCAAGGAGGAGAGAGtcaatttattcataaaatagcCCCCAGTGGAAGGGAATCAAGTCAATTTGTCCTATGGGAATGGAACTACTTTCCCTCAAACTAGCCACAGGCCATGCTGCGATGAGTGATGTTCCTGTGACCTCCCTATTGAGAAAAGAATCATTATCAAAAACCACACTTTAGAAGAAGGTCACTGAACCAAATTTGGAGAAAGTCCTTAGTATCAAAACACCACCCACATATCACCACATGATACCCAATTCATACTGACAAAACATACATTGTAACAGAACAACCCCTGTAATCAGGGGATTCTAAACCAGTGAGAATGGGAGCACAAGGCTAGGAGACAATCCAGGAGAGGAACCTGGACTGAGGAtttgaaaaagcaggagaatggtccTTCTCAAGATCAACAATCTCTCAGCCAGGAACCTTCTGCAGCCCAAACTTCCAGCAAGTGTAGACAACCCCCATTACCTGCAATCTGCTGCCACACTCATGCAGCCCATAGTCAAAGAAGACAGTCTGGTTCTCAGGGTAGACCCTGGTTGGCCGACAACCTGCTGTCCCCAGGGTCAGGTCAGCAGCTTTAATCAGGTGCCTGGTTCCAAATAAATCCAGCTGAGCCCTGACCAGCAGATTGTGCTCTCCACACTGCACCATCACAGTCTGCAGTGAGGacacactcccagcctcagacATTCGGAAACTGGAACCAATGGGACCCCCATGAGGAGGCACTCTCTCAGGAACAGGGCTGGCTCTCACTATTGTCCATGGAGACCTCTGGTTCAGAAACTGTTGCCATGTTTCAGAGCAACAAACAGCTCCAACTAACACCAACAAAGGGAACAAACCCCTCACTACACAATCACCCATGATCCGAAACAACACAACCatccccacacacccccaaccAGCTCCTTTTATACACACAACTTGCACTCACCTGACACCAATGTGACCAGAAGCAGCAACATTGAACCAATCAACCAGCCCCAATCTCTACAATTTCCACCAATGATTGAACTCATTGAGTTATTACCAGGAGGGCCTATTCCATTTGGACCAATAGGAGTGGCTGTGAGCTGCTGTGCTGTCACCTGACTGAATTCAGCTCCACAAGGTCTCACAGTGAAGGCCCCATGGATACAATCATCAAACGTAGCTCAGTGATCCAGGAGGGTGTCTGCTGGGTCCTGCCTCCCTCACCCGAGGAACTGACAGTGAGACCCACGAAGGGATTGTCTGAGGGTGAGGTTTGGATAAAACAAAGGGATTGACCTTAtactacacctccccctgtaagtGTTTGATAGAGTCAATATAGAAGAAGCTTTATTCTGTATGTTAACTTGTCATGTCCCTGTCAGGGGAGTGTTTGATCGGGATAATGCAGGGAGAACTTTATTTTCACTTTCCTTTGAATTCATAGACTCGAGGCAGTTTTACTTTGTATTTCACCACAcgttgtctctgtcctgggaacCTTTGATGGGGACAGCTTTCCTTCCAGTTTTCAAGAAAAGTGGAAGATTTTGTTTCAGTTGGAAAGAGTAGAATCTTTTACTCTGTTTATAACTCAAGGATGTCCCTGTATTGAAAGTGTTTGATGTAGACAGTGTAGCTATACATTTAGTTTAAAAGTGTAGAGACAGCAGTCTGTTCAGTGACAATGAGCAGAGGAAGCTCATGTATCGCGTCCCACACTGACCTTGCTCTGGTGGAGTTTGTTGGGGGATGGtgttgagggagaaagtgaggactgcagattctggagatcacagtcaaagtgtgtggccctggaaaagcacagcaggtcatgcagcatctgaggagcaggagagtcggttttgggtataagcccttcatcaggattgtggatTGGGAAAGGGGGCTTAGAGATAAATAGAAGTTTAGgggtgggggcaaggtagctCGGATTGCGATAGATATATGCCTTGGGGATGGGGGCAAGGCAGCTGGGTTGGTGATGGGTAGATGCAGGTGTGGGGTGTTCAGAGAATTTTACATTCACTCTAAAAGGGAagatggggcagcatggtggcacattggttagcactacaCCAGGGAcaggggtttgattccagtctcaggcaccTTGCTCTGGTGGAGTTTGTTGGGGGATGGtgttgagggagaaagtgaggactgcagaaagtgtggggtttgcacactctccttgtgtctgtgtgggattactctgtgtgctctggtttcctgccactgtctaaagatgtgcaggttcggtgaattggccatgcaaactttcctcagggatgtgtaagttagatgcgTTAGTGAGGGGACatggagagtaataggggagtaggggaggggaatgagtctgggtgggttatctttcggaaggtcagtgtggacttgttgggccaaatggcctgtttccattctgtagggattgtatgttTCTagataaagatggataaatccctaggagcTAATCAGGTGTCCCCTCGCCCTCGGAGAAgtgagggaaatgattgctgggccccttattgagatatttctatcattgatagttgcaagtgaggtgctggaagattggaggttggctaacacgtTGTCATGatttaagaaaggtgctaaggaaaagccagggaatatagaccggtgagcctgacatcagtggtgggcaagttgttggagggactcctgagggacaggatttacatgtatttggtaaGCCaaagactgattatggatagttagcatggctttgtgcatgggaaatcatgtctcatgtacttgattgagttttttgaagaagtaacaaagaggattgatgagggcagagtagtggacatgATTGATATGaacttcaacaaggttcctcatggatgactggtcagcaaggttagatctcatggaatacagagatttggatacagaactggctggaaagTAGAAAAcatagggtagtggtggaggatggcTTTTCAGagtagaggcctgtgaccagtggtgtgccataaggatcggtgctgggtccactacttttcatcatttgtataaatgatttgaatgtgaacataggaggtatcgttagtaagtttgcagatgacaccaaaattggtggtgtagtggagagcgaaggaGGTGACCATGATCCAATGTGATTGGGtcatgtcgatttcaccagtttcctcatttcccctcctcccagctctaccccatcccatttatcttgAGGgcatcccctcattcctgatgaagagcttgtgcatGAAGCATTgtctctcttgttcctcagatgctgcctgaccagctgtacctttccagcaactcactttctgactctgatctccagcatctgcagtcctcactttctcccaactgaGCACGTGCACGTGAAGAGGTTTTACGTATTGGGAAGTcacatcaaggtaggagtttcatgatgaatgttCAGGCCTTAAgtagtgtagtggaacagagggaccttggagttcaggtgtatggttctctgaaagtggagtcacgggtagacagggcagtgaaggaggcttttgacacactggccttcatcagtcagggcattgagtagagatgttgggaagttatgttgcaattatacagaatGGTGACAAGgcctgcacttggagtattgtgttcagNNNNNNNNNNNNNNNNNNNNNNNNNNNNNNNNNNNNNNNNNNNNNNNNNNNNNNNNNNNNNNNNNNNNNNNNNNNNNNNNNNNNNNNNNNNNNNNNNNNNNNNNNNNNNNNNNNNNNNNNNNNNNNNNNNNNNNNNNNNNNNNNNNNNNNNNNNNNNNNNNNNNNNNNNNNNNNNNNNNNNNNNNNNNNNNNNNNNNNNNNNNNNNNNNNNNNNNNNNNNNNNNNNNNNNNNNNNNNNNNNNNNNNNNNNNNNNNNNNNNNNNNNNNNNNNNNNNNNNNNNNNNNNNNNNNNNNNNNNNNNNNNNNNNNNNNNNNNNNNNNNNNNNNNNNNNNNNNNNNNNNNNNNNNNNNNNNNNNNNNNNNNNNNNNNNNNNNNNNNNNNNNNNNNNNNNNNNNNNNNNNNNNNNNNNNNNNNNNNNNNNNNNNNNNNNNNNNNNNNNNNNNNNNNNNNNNNNNNNNNNNNNNNNNNNNNNNNNNNNNNNNNNNNNNNNNNNNNNNNNNNNNNNNNNNNNNNNNNNNNNNNNNNNNNNNNNNNNNNNNNNNNNNNNNNNNNNNNNNNNNNNNNNNNNNNNNNNNNNNNNNNNNNNNNNNNNNNNNNNNNNNNNNNNNNNNNNNNNNNNNNNNNNNNNNNNNNNNNNNNNNNNNNNNNNNNNNNNNNNNNNNNNNNNNNNNNNNNNNNNNNNNNNNNNNNNNNNNNNNNNNNNNNNNNNNNNNNNNNNNNNNNNNNNNNNNNNNNNNNNNNNNNNNNNNNNNNNNNNNNNNNNNNNtaatgttattgctgatatcATCTTCTATATagttaacatatattgtaaaaagctacggtcccagcacggatccctgcggtaccccactggttactgcctgccattccgaaatggagccgtttatcactaccctttgtttcctatcagccaactaattttcagtccaagtcagtacgttgcccccaataccatgcacactaattttgctcactatcctcctgtgtgggactttatcaaaagctttctggaagtccaggtacactacatctactggatctcccgcGTCCATATTCAGAGTTAcatcctttgtttcctatcagccaactaattttcagtccaagtcagtacgttgcccccaataccatgcacactaattttgctcactatcctcctgtgtgggactttatcaaaagctttctggaagtccaggtacactacatctactggatctcccgcGTCCAtattcagagttacatcctcaagaaattcaagaagattagtcaagcatgattcccccttcataaatccatgctgactctgtcctatcctgttactactatccagatgtgccgtaatttcaagctttataatagactccagcatctttcccaccacggaggccaggctaactggtctataatttcctcctttcttaaaaagtggtataacattaaccaccctccaatcctcaggaaccgacccggaatctatcgaactctggaaaataatcccCAACGCATCTacgatttcctgagccacctccttcagtaccccgttatgtagaccatcaggccccagagacttatcaaccttcagacctaacagtctcttcaacacaaatcctggcaaatagaaattcccttaagttcaggtccttcagccactgttacgtcagggagattgcttgtcttccccagtgaacacagatctgaagtccCCATTtaattctgccatttctttgttctctggaatatattcccctgtttctgtcttcaagggcccaattttagtcctaaccatttttttgccttgcacatacttaaaaaagcttttactatcctcctttatattattggccagtttaccttcgtacctcatttttcctctgcgtatttccttcttcgtaatcctctgttgttctttaaaagcttcccagtcctcagttttcccacttatctttgctatgttatactttttctcttttaactttatatgtttcttcacttccctcgtcagccacggccgcccatgcctcctgatgggatctttcttccttttaggaatgaactgatcctgcaacttctgcattatacacagaaatatccgtcattgtttcctccactgtcatccctgctaaggtattgcaccattgaactttggccagctcctccctcgtggctccatagttccctttattcagcagaagtactgtcacttccgactgtaccctctccctctcaaattgcagattgaagcttaatgtattatggtcactacttcccaatggctccttctcTTCGAGGTcactgaccaattctggttcgttacacaataccagatccagaattgccttctccccggtcggctccagcaccagctgctctaagaatccatctctgaggcactctacaaagtctctttcctgaggtccaataccatcctgattctcccagtctacctgcatgttaaaatcccccataacaactgtagtaacatctttgcgacaggccaacttacatccgacatccagactactgtttgggggcctggaGATGACTCCTAGGAGGGTCTTTTGAAATCGTATGGAAGTGTACAATGTCAAGAAAGGTATGGATGGGATGAATgtgctcagtctttttcccagggttgaggagtcaaggactagagggcaccagtttaaggttagagggaagaGAATGAAAGGGAATTGAGGGGCAatgatttcacacagagggaggtccGCATATGGAATAAGAagccagcagaggtggttgaggcaggtacataaACAACGTTCAAAgtgcatttggacaaattcatGGATAGGAATGGATTTGAAGGCTGTGGACCatgtacagggaaatggggttcgtGGGGATGGACATTTTCATAGGCAAGGACCAATTTGCCAAGGGGAGGAGGTTCCACAATTtccccaccctcaatgatgggggaaccCAGCacaaaggataaggctgaagcatttgcaacgaCCTGCAGCCAGTAATCTCCAAAGGGACAATCGATTGTAGTCCCCAGCATCACTGATACCTGTCTTCAGTCAGTACTATTGACTCTACGTGACAGAGAAACAGCTGCAGATATTGGATACTGTGAAGCCAATGCACCCTGACTAACATTGTGGGAATAAGGTGAAAGAGCTGTGATCCTGAACATGCCGTGTCCCTATCCATTCTGTTCCAGTACAGATACAACTGCAGCATCTACCTGGAAATGGAGATAATTAACCAGTCGTGTCCTGTTGACAAAAAGTGCCAATTCCTCCCCTATCAATCCACTCTCAATCACAAGTGGAGGGATGTAAGCTATTGTCAATAGTGTTATCAAGGCACATGTCCTCCACActaacctgttcactgatgctcagtctgTGTTCCACCTCCTGATCTCAGTACAGCTTGGTCCAAATGAGTAAAAGAGCTGAACTTAAGAGGGGAAGTGAGGGTGACTGTTTTAAGACTAAGGCAGAACTTAATTGAACAATTTACCAAGGAGTCCTCAGAAAATTGGGCTCAATGGGATTAGAAAAAtctctttgctggttggagtcatgtccTGCTCAAAGAAAGATGGTTCTGGTTATCTCTTAGACACAACCATGTCAACTGCTccatcaaagaccttccctccatcagaatgtcagaagtggggatgtttgctcatGATTGCCTAATGTTCAGCCCCATTGACAACGTcatagatactgaaacagtccctgttcaaatgcaacaagacctgaacaacattcgCATTCAGAACACACAACTGTCAGGCAATGACCGTCTCCAACAAGGGCAAATCTCACTATCACACCATGACAGTCTCTATGACATTCCCATTGCTCAATCCCTCACTATTAAACATCCTGTGGCTTCTCTGTCTCGGCTGggatttgttgcctgtccctaattgcccttgatttGGTTGGTTTGCTCAGCTATTTCAGAATCAGcgatattgctgtgggtctggagtcacatttaggccagaccaggtcaagatggtagattcccttccctaatggGAATTGTGAATGATAAAAGATTAGTTTCACAGTCACAATTACTAAGAGTAGATATTCGCAAAAAAGATAGAACACAAAAATCGCTCAGTGACTACAATGAGATTTGAGAATTTTAGCCTCCAGCCTCAGATGATTAACCTGACTCACTGAATTCCTGTCTCAGTAACACTACCATTATGCCATTTGTTCCACCCACCTGTAGACAGAAGCCTGAGCCTGAGACAGATGGCTCAGTGATAGGCATCAGTGTCAAGGAATCAGGAGTTTAATTAACatcgaatccctgcagtgtggaaacaggccgttcagtccaacaagtccacactgacccactgaaaagtaagccacccagacccatccccttactccacatttacccctgactaatgcacctaacctaatcatccctgaacacaatggtcCATTTAGGATTGCCAGTTaacttaacctgcacatagaatcatagagatgtacagcacggaaacagatccttcggtccaacccgtccatgctgaccagatatcccaacccaatctagtcccacctgccagcacccagcccatatccctccaaacccttcctattcatatacccatccaaatgcctcttaaatgttgtaattgtaccagcctccaccacttcctctggagacaggcaggaggctgggggaacagaacaaggcaggcagcatcaggagggacaggcaggaggctggaggaacacagcaaggcaggcagcatcaggagggacaggcNNNNNNN
The window above is part of the Chiloscyllium plagiosum isolate BGI_BamShark_2017 chromosome 36, ASM401019v2, whole genome shotgun sequence genome. Proteins encoded here:
- the LOC122541054 gene encoding zona pellucida sperm-binding protein 3-like isoform X2 produces the protein MVVLFRIMGDCVVRGLFPLLVLVGAVCCSETWQQFLNQRSPWTIVRASPVPERVPPHGGPIGSSFRMSEAGSVSSLQTVMVQCGEHNLLVRAQLDLFGTRHLIKAADLTLGTAGCRPTRVYPENQTVFFDYGLHECGSRLQMTEDFLIYTTHLTHIPNYPGSVIVRTNGAVVPIQCRYLRKGNVSSNPIKPTWIPFSSTRSGEGHLSFSLRLMNGDWLTERTSTVYSLGDLIHIEASVSMANHVPLKLYIERCVATLSPDKDSTPRYSIIDYNGCLLDSKAEDSFSTFVLPRDGREPDKLRFDLDAFRFYGDERSLMFITCHLRVAAVDQGDSRNKACTFQKLQNIWTPLEESDSDICACCHVGNCGSTREMLFPFRGRRDLGTEAESEAGLKWEGEASLGPLIILDTELNNVATQPLTEGDGRMQARSPSGVESELGVIVVLTVTAVCLISASLLALFLYRRHEQTPINW
- the LOC122541054 gene encoding zona pellucida sperm-binding protein 3-like isoform X1, which translates into the protein MVVLFRIMGDCVVRGLFPLLVLVGAVCCSETWQQFLNQRSPWTIVRASPVPERVPPHGGPIGSSFRMSEAGSVSSLQTVMVQCGEHNLLVRAQLDLFGTRHLIKAADLTLGTAGCRPTRVYPENQTVFFDYGLHECGSRLQMTEDFLIYTTHLTHIPNYPGSVIVRTNGAVVPIQCRYLRKGNVSSNPIKPTWIPFSSTRSGEGHLSFSLRLMNGDWLTERTSTVYSLGDLIHIEASVSMANHVPLKLYIERCVATLSPDKDSTPRYSIIDYNGCLLDSKAEDSFSTFVLPRDGREPDKLRFDLDAFRFYGDERSLMFITCHLRVAAVDQGDSRNKACTFQKLQNIWTPLEESDSDICACCHVGNCGSTREMLFPFRGRRDLGTEAESEAGLKWEGEASLGPLIILDTELTNLPTQPLTEGDGRIQERSPSGVESELAVMVVLTVTAVCLISASLLALFLYRRHKQTPINW